One Alkalicoccus halolimnae DNA segment encodes these proteins:
- a CDS encoding DUF86 domain-containing protein, with protein MSGNGFNVTYYSEGAIIMYFVDRKLIASRLRYMEELTEVFEQTSREEDKKAVFAMERVCQMIIESMMDVGNQMIDGFIMRDPGSFEDIAAILVDERVISKEEGRQVEQLLPWRKTLLQDYTSYDRQEMITSFNDNKEAFTHFPERVRAYLINELGPVSAFLPEEE; from the coding sequence TTGAGTGGTAACGGATTCAATGTGACATACTATTCGGAAGGGGCAATTATTATGTACTTTGTAGACCGGAAATTAATTGCATCACGGCTCCGCTACATGGAAGAATTAACAGAAGTCTTTGAACAGACGTCCAGGGAAGAGGATAAAAAAGCTGTATTTGCGATGGAAAGAGTCTGTCAGATGATTATTGAGTCGATGATGGATGTTGGTAATCAGATGATTGATGGATTTATTATGAGGGACCCTGGAAGCTTTGAGGATATTGCTGCGATTCTCGTCGACGAACGTGTGATTTCGAAAGAGGAAGGCAGGCAGGTGGAGCAGCTTCTGCCGTGGCGAAAAACATTGCTTCAGGACTATACCAGCTACGACAGGCAGGAGATGATTACTTCATTTAACGATAACAAAGAGGCTTTTACGCATTTTCCGGAAAGAGTCAGAGCGTATTTAATAAATGAGCTCGGCCCGGTCTCTGCTTTTCTGCCGGAGGAGGAGTAG
- the lipA gene encoding lipoyl synthase — MAKQEEYLRKPEWLKIKLNTNESYKDLKKLMREKRLHTVCEEAKCPNIHECWAERKTATFMILGDVCTRACRFCAVKTGLPNELDWDEPERLAESVQVMGLKHVVITAVARDDLRDGGAAVFAETVRQVRKLNPGTSIEVLPSDMGGKEENVKTLIDAKPDIFNHNIETIRRLTPRVRARAKYDRTLNVLRISKQLNPTIPTKSSLMIGLGETKEEILELMDDLREADVDIMTIGQYLQPSKSHLKIKKYWTPEEFAELKEIALSKGFKHCEAGPLVRSSYHADEQVNAAKANS; from the coding sequence GTGGCGAAGCAGGAAGAATACCTTCGTAAGCCGGAATGGTTGAAAATCAAGCTCAATACAAATGAGTCATATAAAGATTTGAAAAAACTGATGCGGGAGAAGCGTCTGCATACCGTCTGTGAAGAAGCGAAATGTCCGAACATTCATGAGTGCTGGGCGGAAAGAAAAACGGCCACCTTTATGATTTTGGGTGATGTATGCACCCGTGCCTGTCGGTTCTGTGCTGTTAAAACAGGGCTTCCGAATGAACTTGACTGGGATGAGCCGGAGCGCCTTGCCGAGTCTGTACAGGTCATGGGTTTGAAACACGTAGTTATTACGGCGGTAGCGAGAGATGACCTCCGGGACGGCGGTGCAGCTGTGTTTGCTGAAACTGTCAGACAGGTGCGGAAGCTGAATCCGGGAACGAGTATCGAAGTGCTGCCTTCCGACATGGGCGGCAAAGAGGAAAACGTGAAAACTCTGATTGATGCAAAGCCGGATATTTTTAATCATAATATTGAAACGATCCGCAGGCTGACTCCAAGAGTCCGTGCGCGCGCGAAATACGACCGCACACTTAATGTCCTGCGTATTTCGAAACAGCTTAACCCGACTATTCCTACGAAATCGAGCCTGATGATAGGTCTCGGTGAAACAAAAGAAGAGATCTTGGAATTAATGGACGATCTTCGTGAAGCGGACGTTGACATCATGACCATCGGCCAGTACCTGCAGCCATCTAAGTCCCATCTCAAGATCAAAAAATACTGGACACCTGAAGAGTTTGCTGAGCTGAAAGAGATTGCTCTTTCCAAAGGCTTTAAACACTGCGAGGCAGGACCGCTTGTCCGTTCTTCCTATCATGCCGATGAACAGGTTAACGCAGCCAAGGCAAACAGCTGA
- a CDS encoding HesB/IscA family protein: protein MITITEAAASQIKQMMSDSEEANYMRVGVQGGGCTGLSYGMGFDSEVHEDDQQITINGIALVIDEESAPMLDGVKIDYKENMMGGGFTLDNPNAIANCGCGASFKTATNAGKPESC, encoded by the coding sequence ATGATTACGATTACAGAAGCTGCAGCGTCACAGATTAAGCAGATGATGAGCGACAGTGAAGAAGCGAACTACATGCGCGTAGGCGTGCAGGGCGGAGGCTGTACCGGTCTTTCTTATGGTATGGGGTTTGATTCAGAAGTACATGAAGATGACCAGCAGATTACCATCAATGGAATTGCCCTCGTTATAGATGAAGAAAGTGCTCCGATGCTTGATGGGGTGAAGATCGATTATAAAGAAAACATGATGGGCGGCGGATTTACGCTCGATAACCCGAACGCAATTGCAAACTGCGGCTGCGGAGCTTCTTTTAAAACAGCAACGAATGCCGGAAAGCCGGAAAGCTGTTAA
- a CDS encoding YuzD family protein, giving the protein MKITVYGAEQKCASCIHLPSALETKEWLEAAVSRKYPHYPIEFVYCDIESPQTEEEKMFAEKILEDEYFYPLVVLEGKVVAEGDPRLPKVYEQIEEVHSTN; this is encoded by the coding sequence ATGAAAATAACTGTTTACGGAGCTGAACAAAAATGCGCCAGCTGCATTCATCTGCCGAGCGCCCTGGAAACAAAAGAATGGCTTGAGGCCGCTGTTTCAAGAAAATATCCGCATTATCCGATTGAATTTGTGTACTGTGACATTGAATCTCCGCAGACAGAAGAAGAAAAGATGTTTGCCGAGAAAATACTGGAGGACGAATATTTTTATCCGCTTGTAGTACTGGAGGGGAAAGTAGTTGCAGAAGGCGATCCTCGTCTCCCGAAAGTATATGAGCAGATTGAAGAAGTTCACAGCACAAACTAA
- a CDS encoding sodium-dependent transporter — protein sequence MDLNKPRERFTSRLGFILAAVGSAVGLGNIWRFSYVAGESGGAAFLLVYVLCIFLIGLPVLMAEFSIGRRGQSDVVGSFNNIAPGKPWVIGGILGVLTSFLILSFYGVIAGWVGHYIFAYLSGDAGSVAEGGYADYFVNFIGGVGGPIFWQVLFMAFVIAIVFFGVKQGIELSNKIFMPLLAIILIFLAGFSLTLDGAGEGLAFLFTPDWNAFTDPSVYASAVGQAFFTLSLGMGAMITYSSYLSKNAKLTSAAGGVVTLDTLFAIIAGIVIFPAVFTFANIEPDAGPGLIFIVLPEVFNQMGAGGTVFAIFFFFLVFIAALSSAISLLEVSVSYVMRQLNWHRRKATLLAGLAVTLLGIPSALSQGGPLTMQIAGLPFLDFIDMITDQYTLPLGGLIVALFVGWGWNKVDALKETGLTDSGIGILWIWMLRIVAPLGIIWILFQNIFG from the coding sequence ATGGATTTGAATAAACCAAGAGAAAGATTTACTTCAAGGCTCGGATTTATTCTTGCAGCGGTAGGTTCTGCCGTAGGGCTTGGGAATATATGGCGTTTTTCCTATGTTGCAGGGGAAAGCGGGGGCGCCGCTTTCCTGCTTGTTTACGTATTGTGTATTTTCCTTATCGGTCTGCCTGTACTTATGGCGGAATTTTCTATCGGTCGCAGAGGCCAGTCGGATGTTGTCGGTTCTTTTAATAACATAGCTCCCGGAAAACCGTGGGTGATCGGCGGTATCCTCGGAGTTCTCACGTCGTTTTTAATTCTTTCTTTTTACGGCGTTATTGCCGGGTGGGTCGGCCACTATATTTTCGCTTATCTTTCCGGTGATGCAGGAAGCGTAGCTGAAGGAGGCTATGCAGACTACTTTGTGAACTTTATCGGAGGTGTCGGCGGTCCGATTTTCTGGCAGGTACTGTTTATGGCATTTGTTATTGCTATCGTATTCTTCGGTGTAAAGCAGGGAATCGAGCTGTCCAATAAAATTTTCATGCCGCTGCTGGCTATTATTCTTATCTTTCTTGCAGGGTTCAGCTTAACGCTGGACGGAGCGGGGGAAGGACTTGCTTTCCTTTTCACTCCAGACTGGAATGCCTTTACTGATCCAAGCGTATATGCTTCTGCTGTCGGACAGGCGTTCTTCACGCTCTCGCTCGGTATGGGGGCAATGATTACTTACAGTAGTTATTTATCGAAAAATGCAAAACTTACAAGTGCTGCAGGTGGAGTAGTAACATTGGATACACTGTTTGCCATCATTGCAGGTATTGTTATATTCCCGGCAGTATTCACTTTCGCAAACATCGAGCCGGACGCAGGTCCGGGACTCATTTTCATCGTGCTTCCGGAAGTGTTTAACCAGATGGGGGCTGGAGGAACGGTATTCGCTATATTCTTCTTCTTCCTTGTTTTCATTGCTGCACTGTCTTCGGCAATTTCTCTGCTTGAAGTAAGTGTGTCCTACGTAATGCGTCAGCTGAACTGGCACCGCCGCAAAGCAACTCTTCTTGCAGGGCTCGCAGTAACACTGCTTGGGATTCCTTCTGCGCTCAGTCAGGGCGGTCCGCTGACGATGCAGATTGCGGGACTTCCGTTTCTTGATTTTATCGATATGATAACAGATCAGTACACGCTGCCTTTAGGCGGACTGATTGTCGCTTTATTTGTCGGATGGGGATGGAATAAAGTAGACGCACTTAAGGAAACGGGTCTAACGGATTCTGGTATTGGGATCCTCTGGATCTGGATGCTGAGAATTGTTGCTCCGTTAGGCATTATCTGGATTTTATTTCAAAATATTTTCGGTTAA
- a CDS encoding 2-hydroxyacid dehydrogenase: MSKPFVYVTRQLPDDVLKPLREQAEVECWPYTDEPVPRETLLEKAAEAEGLLTMLTDQVDEELMERAPRLKVAANLAVGFDNIDTKEASKRGIIICNTPDVLTEATADLGFALLMASARRIPEAAEYIKNDEWHQWSPFLLAGSDVHGKTLGIIGMGRIGAAIAKRSKGFDMNILYHNRSRADEAERDLGAVYASKEELLRHADFVCIVAPLTDETKGMIDKKAFQYMKSSAFLINVSRGPVVNEEDLIDALERKEIAGAGLDVYEQEPIGANHPLLQFPQVTALPHIGSATTATRKKMVSLAAENIALVLQGKEAATPVKQ, encoded by the coding sequence ATGTCGAAACCATTTGTTTATGTAACGAGACAACTGCCGGACGATGTGCTGAAGCCACTGCGTGAACAGGCAGAAGTGGAATGCTGGCCTTATACAGATGAACCGGTCCCAAGAGAAACACTGCTAGAAAAAGCGGCAGAAGCTGAAGGGCTGTTAACGATGCTGACCGATCAGGTAGATGAAGAACTGATGGAAAGGGCACCACGGTTAAAAGTAGCAGCGAACCTCGCTGTAGGTTTTGATAATATAGACACAAAAGAAGCATCAAAGCGTGGAATTATTATCTGTAATACGCCGGATGTTCTTACTGAAGCAACGGCAGACCTTGGATTTGCGCTCCTGATGGCTTCTGCAAGAAGAATTCCGGAAGCGGCAGAATATATTAAAAACGATGAATGGCATCAATGGTCCCCCTTTTTATTAGCAGGAAGTGATGTACATGGAAAGACACTCGGAATAATTGGAATGGGCAGAATCGGCGCTGCTATTGCAAAACGTTCGAAAGGATTTGATATGAACATTCTTTATCATAACCGCTCCCGCGCAGATGAAGCGGAGAGAGATCTGGGTGCGGTTTATGCATCGAAAGAAGAGCTGCTCAGACATGCTGATTTTGTCTGCATAGTAGCTCCACTGACTGACGAAACAAAAGGAATGATTGATAAAAAAGCATTTCAGTATATGAAATCCTCCGCTTTCCTTATAAATGTATCCCGTGGGCCGGTAGTGAACGAAGAGGACTTAATCGACGCTTTGGAAAGAAAGGAAATAGCGGGAGCAGGTCTTGATGTTTACGAACAAGAACCGATTGGAGCGAATCACCCGCTTCTGCAGTTTCCGCAGGTTACGGCCCTTCCTCATATCGGCAGTGCCACTACAGCGACTAGAAAGAAAATGGTTTCCCTGGCAGCAGAAAATATTGCTTTAGTCCTTCAAGGGAAAGAGGCTGCCACCCCTGTAAAGCAGTAG
- the glpX gene encoding class II fructose-bisphosphatase, with product MDRELALEVGRVTEAAALASAQWMGRGLKNEADDAATSAMRTMFDSVNMAGTVVIGEGELDEAPMLYIGEKLGTGNGPEVDIAVDPLEGTNIVAKGHPNAMAVIAVADRGALLHAPDMYMEKLVVGPEAAGLVRLDDPVEKTIDIVAKMNDKRVRDVTVLIQERERHNNLVKRVQQKGARVKLFGDGDVGASIAAVMPRTGMDLFVGTGGAPEGVISAAAVKALGGDMQARLVPSNAEEAARCRDMGMEQPDKLLFLDDLVRSDDAIFAATGVSTGELLEGVRFLGKDLVETDTVVMRAKTGTVRFIKAHHRLNQKPHLMEKE from the coding sequence ATGGATCGTGAATTAGCACTTGAGGTAGGTCGTGTAACAGAGGCAGCCGCACTAGCTTCGGCTCAATGGATGGGAAGAGGTTTGAAAAATGAAGCAGATGACGCTGCCACTTCGGCAATGCGGACGATGTTTGATTCCGTAAATATGGCCGGTACCGTCGTTATTGGTGAAGGGGAACTCGACGAAGCACCCATGCTTTACATAGGAGAAAAATTGGGTACTGGAAACGGCCCGGAAGTAGATATAGCTGTCGATCCACTCGAAGGTACTAATATTGTAGCTAAAGGTCATCCAAACGCCATGGCGGTCATCGCAGTCGCCGACCGCGGTGCTCTGCTTCATGCCCCGGATATGTATATGGAAAAACTGGTCGTCGGACCGGAAGCTGCCGGCCTTGTCCGCCTGGACGATCCTGTCGAAAAAACCATCGATATTGTAGCGAAAATGAACGACAAACGTGTCCGCGACGTCACCGTTCTTATTCAGGAGCGGGAAAGACATAACAACCTTGTAAAACGCGTACAGCAGAAAGGTGCGCGCGTAAAGCTCTTCGGCGACGGGGATGTAGGCGCTTCTATCGCTGCAGTTATGCCCCGCACTGGTATGGATTTGTTTGTTGGAACCGGCGGAGCACCGGAAGGGGTTATTTCTGCCGCTGCCGTTAAAGCACTAGGCGGGGATATGCAGGCGCGTCTCGTTCCTTCCAACGCCGAAGAGGCTGCACGATGCCGGGATATGGGAATGGAACAGCCTGATAAGCTGCTTTTCCTTGATGATCTCGTACGCAGTGACGATGCCATTTTTGCAGCTACAGGGGTATCGACAGGAGAACTTCTCGAAGGGGTCCGTTTCCTCGGCAAAGACCTTGTTGAAACCGATACGGTTGTTATGCGCGCTAAAACCGGGACAGTCCGTTTCATAAAAGCTCATCACCGTCTGAATCAGAAGCCTCACCTTATGGAAAAAGAATAA
- a CDS encoding NAD(P)/FAD-dependent oxidoreductase produces the protein MSQDREIYDITIIGGGPVGLYTAFYAGLRQMKVKIIEAMPQLGGQLSALYPEKYIYDIAGYPKVLAQELVDNLVDQAMQFEPEIVLSESVQDIEKDIEGTFTLRTDKDEHLTKTVVIAAGVGAFQPRRLKIEGAERFENANLHYFVNDINQFAGDRVVLAGGGDSAVDWTLMLEDIAEEVTIVHRRDTFRAHEHSVNQMEESQKINVKTPFNVDEIHYDDNRITSVTLKHKDGEETEHVNIDSLIVNYGFVSNLGPIKKWDLDIEKNSIVVNSSTETNIEGIYAVGDIVTYEGKAKLIATGFGEAPTAVNKAKVHIDPKAKATAGHSTSLF, from the coding sequence GTGTCACAGGATCGGGAAATTTATGATATTACAATTATCGGCGGCGGGCCCGTTGGTTTATATACTGCTTTTTACGCCGGTCTTCGGCAGATGAAAGTGAAAATTATCGAAGCAATGCCCCAGCTCGGAGGTCAGCTTTCCGCTCTTTATCCGGAAAAATACATTTATGATATCGCAGGCTACCCGAAAGTTCTGGCCCAGGAACTCGTCGATAATCTCGTCGATCAGGCAATGCAGTTTGAGCCGGAAATTGTCCTCAGCGAATCCGTTCAGGACATTGAAAAAGACATTGAAGGGACTTTCACTCTTCGAACAGATAAGGATGAACATCTTACGAAAACCGTAGTTATTGCTGCAGGCGTTGGAGCTTTCCAGCCCCGCCGTCTCAAAATTGAGGGAGCGGAACGTTTTGAAAACGCCAACCTTCATTATTTCGTTAATGACATTAACCAGTTTGCCGGGGACCGTGTCGTGCTTGCCGGTGGAGGCGATTCTGCGGTTGACTGGACGCTGATGCTTGAAGACATCGCAGAGGAAGTTACGATTGTACATCGCCGGGATACTTTCCGTGCGCATGAACACAGCGTTAATCAAATGGAAGAATCACAGAAAATTAATGTAAAAACACCGTTTAATGTCGATGAGATCCATTACGATGACAACCGCATTACCAGTGTAACGCTGAAACACAAAGACGGAGAAGAAACAGAACACGTAAACATCGATTCGCTTATCGTCAACTACGGCTTCGTCTCCAATCTTGGTCCGATCAAAAAATGGGACCTCGACATTGAAAAAAACTCCATTGTTGTTAATTCCAGCACGGAAACGAATATCGAAGGCATTTACGCCGTTGGAGACATTGTCACTTATGAAGGTAAAGCCAAGTTGATTGCTACCGGCTTCGGCGAAGCACCAACAGCTGTAAACAAAGCAAAAGTGCATATTGATCCGAAAGCCAAAGCCACCGCCGGACACAGTACAAGCCTCTTTTAA
- a CDS encoding YutD family protein has translation MIEVQGNTYEMVENVHDGWSEEAFKERYSDILNKYDYIVGDWGYEQLRLKGFYDENNRKSSADSKISFLNEYLYEYCNFGCAYFVVKKVRKPKVETETEEEIQEV, from the coding sequence ATGATTGAAGTTCAGGGTAACACCTATGAAATGGTAGAAAATGTCCACGATGGATGGTCTGAGGAAGCTTTCAAAGAACGTTACAGTGATATATTAAATAAATACGATTATATCGTCGGGGACTGGGGCTATGAACAGCTCCGTCTGAAAGGGTTTTACGATGAGAATAACCGTAAATCCTCTGCCGATTCCAAAATCAGTTTTCTGAATGAATACTTGTATGAATACTGTAATTTCGGCTGCGCTTATTTCGTGGTGAAAAAAGTGAGAAAACCAAAAGTAGAGACAGAAACTGAAGAAGAAATTCAGGAAGTATAA
- a CDS encoding NifU family protein produces the protein MTTETMESQVQEVLDKLRPFLLRDGGDVELVDIEEGVVKVRLMGACGSCPSSTITLKAGIERALLEEVPGFTELEQVF, from the coding sequence ATGACAACAGAAACAATGGAATCACAAGTGCAGGAAGTTCTTGATAAATTGCGTCCCTTCCTTCTTCGAGACGGGGGCGACGTTGAACTCGTAGATATTGAAGAAGGTGTCGTCAAAGTACGTCTCATGGGGGCCTGCGGTTCCTGCCCAAGTTCAACTATTACTCTTAAAGCCGGTATCGAGCGTGCCCTTCTTGAAGAAGTGCCTGGATTCACGGAATTAGAGCAGGTATTTTAA
- a CDS encoding NAD(P)/FAD-dependent oxidoreductase has translation MHHLVILGGGYGGLRVIQRLLADKEIEDFKITLVEREAYHSLKTEFYALAAGTVADRHLRIPFPDDSRLNLVCDTIKDIHLDEKEVTLKSGNSLTYDDLLIGLGCEDKHHGVPGAEEKTLSIQSMRRARKTNSIIQNVPHGGKIAIVGGGLSGVETASELRESREDLNIRLYDRGDNILSMFPPKLYNYVTDWFIENNVTIINRANITKVDWKTLYNHEEPEEFDAIIWTAGVQPNKLVRSLAEKHGFETDRMGRVETTKYHHLPDYENVFLVGDCAASEHAPSAQLAEAQGDNIALLLSKKWRGEKYPEKMPKMKLKGVLGSLGKKHGFGLMGERQLTGRVPRVLKSGVLWMYKHHSG, from the coding sequence ATGCATCATCTCGTTATATTGGGTGGTGGCTACGGAGGGCTTCGCGTCATCCAGAGACTATTGGCTGACAAAGAAATAGAGGATTTCAAAATCACTCTGGTGGAACGGGAAGCTTATCATAGTTTAAAGACAGAATTTTACGCTCTTGCAGCAGGAACCGTAGCAGACCGCCATCTGCGGATTCCATTTCCAGACGACAGCCGTCTGAATCTCGTATGTGACACTATTAAAGACATCCATCTCGACGAGAAGGAAGTTACCTTAAAATCCGGGAACTCTCTTACTTACGATGATCTCCTCATTGGTCTCGGTTGTGAAGACAAACATCACGGTGTCCCCGGAGCCGAAGAAAAAACTCTCAGTATTCAAAGCATGCGCCGGGCGCGTAAAACCAACTCCATCATTCAAAATGTTCCCCATGGGGGAAAAATCGCCATCGTCGGCGGCGGTCTCAGCGGAGTGGAAACGGCCAGTGAACTCCGGGAAAGCCGTGAAGATCTCAACATCCGCTTATATGACCGCGGTGATAATATTTTATCGATGTTCCCTCCAAAGCTTTATAACTATGTAACAGACTGGTTTATTGAAAATAATGTGACGATCATCAACCGTGCCAACATTACGAAAGTGGATTGGAAAACGCTTTATAACCACGAGGAGCCGGAAGAGTTTGATGCGATTATCTGGACAGCAGGAGTTCAGCCGAATAAGCTGGTACGCAGCCTCGCCGAAAAGCACGGCTTTGAAACGGACAGAATGGGCCGTGTAGAAACGACTAAATATCACCATCTTCCGGATTATGAAAACGTTTTTTTAGTTGGAGACTGCGCAGCTTCCGAACACGCTCCGAGTGCTCAGCTCGCGGAAGCACAAGGAGATAATATTGCTCTCCTCCTCAGTAAAAAATGGCGTGGAGAAAAATATCCGGAAAAAATGCCGAAAATGAAATTAAAAGGTGTGCTTGGTTCTCTCGGTAAAAAACACGGATTTGGACTTATGGGAGAAAGACAGCTTACCGGACGGGTCCCCCGCGTGTTGAAATCCGGGGTTCTCTGGATGTACAAGCACCATTCGGGATAA
- a CDS encoding TIGR01457 family HAD-type hydrolase, whose product MKQYKGYLLDLDGTMYRGKEVIDAGVRLVERLRQKNIPYVFVTNNSSRRPDQVAEKLQGMGIPAAEKNVMTTSMATARYIKQTYGKVPVYVVGEEGIRDAVEAEGLIISDDKADVVVMGIDRGITYEKLAEACLFVREGAVFLSTNGDKAIPTERGMLPGNGSLTSVVQVSTGVDPLFIGKPEAVIMNQAMEVLGTEKAETLMIGDNYDTDILAGIRAGIDTLMVFTGVSTKEETAVKKEQPVWTVDSLDEWTL is encoded by the coding sequence TTGAAACAGTATAAAGGATATCTTCTTGATTTAGATGGAACGATGTACAGAGGAAAAGAAGTTATTGATGCAGGGGTGCGTCTCGTTGAACGTCTGCGTCAAAAAAATATTCCCTACGTTTTTGTGACCAACAATTCTTCAAGACGCCCGGACCAGGTCGCGGAGAAACTGCAGGGGATGGGTATACCGGCGGCTGAAAAAAACGTCATGACAACTAGTATGGCCACAGCCCGCTACATAAAACAGACGTACGGAAAGGTACCCGTTTATGTTGTAGGAGAAGAAGGGATCCGTGATGCGGTGGAAGCGGAAGGTCTCATTATCTCGGATGACAAAGCGGATGTCGTGGTGATGGGCATCGACCGTGGCATTACCTATGAAAAATTGGCTGAAGCCTGTCTCTTTGTGAGAGAAGGAGCTGTTTTTCTTTCTACAAACGGAGATAAAGCGATTCCGACTGAACGGGGAATGCTTCCGGGTAATGGATCGCTGACTTCGGTCGTCCAGGTCTCGACCGGTGTTGATCCGTTGTTTATCGGGAAACCGGAAGCAGTGATTATGAATCAGGCGATGGAGGTACTCGGTACCGAAAAAGCAGAGACTCTCATGATAGGAGATAATTATGACACCGATATTCTCGCAGGCATCCGTGCAGGAATCGATACGCTTATGGTTTTTACAGGCGTTTCTACAAAAGAAGAAACAGCCGTCAAAAAAGAACAGCCAGTATGGACAGTAGACAGTCTCGACGAATGGACTCTTTAG
- the mqnE gene encoding aminofutalosine synthase MqnE has product MSTILLDDKLQAIQQKVQNGERLTIEDGLTLYETPDLLTVAQMASQVNDKKNGDNVYFIENLYINPTNVCEASCSFCGFKRKPGEEGAYTMHEKELLEYVEKRWSDGIREFHIVGGHNTDVPFDYYLNTVRTLKKHYPQCSIKAYTGAEIEFFARHSGQTMRQVLEQLQEAGLDTLPGGGAEILTENYRAKMSPDKASTDQWLEAHEIAHDLGMKTHATMLYGSIESKEERLIHMDRLRQLQDKTNGFMVFIPLAMQPRKATAGLKRRTSAYDDLRTVAISRLMLDNFDHIKAYWINIGVQLTQMSLAFGSSDIHGTLVEERISHAVGALTSQSLTRSELVHMIKGAGKTPVERDTFYNVIKTY; this is encoded by the coding sequence ATGAGTACAATTTTACTGGACGATAAACTGCAGGCAATTCAGCAGAAAGTACAAAACGGCGAACGCCTGACTATCGAAGATGGATTGACGCTTTATGAAACACCTGATTTACTGACAGTAGCCCAGATGGCCAGCCAGGTTAACGATAAGAAAAACGGAGATAACGTTTATTTCATTGAAAATTTGTATATAAATCCGACTAACGTCTGCGAAGCAAGCTGCTCGTTCTGCGGTTTCAAACGCAAACCCGGCGAAGAAGGTGCCTATACGATGCACGAAAAGGAGCTCCTCGAATATGTAGAAAAAAGATGGAGCGATGGTATCCGTGAATTTCATATTGTGGGGGGACATAATACGGATGTGCCGTTTGACTATTACTTAAATACTGTACGCACTCTGAAAAAACATTATCCGCAGTGTTCCATTAAAGCCTACACAGGAGCGGAAATAGAGTTTTTTGCGCGTCATTCCGGTCAAACAATGCGCCAGGTGCTTGAACAGCTGCAGGAAGCAGGGCTCGATACTCTTCCGGGAGGCGGAGCAGAAATACTCACAGAAAATTACCGTGCTAAAATGAGTCCCGATAAAGCCTCTACCGACCAATGGCTGGAAGCTCACGAAATCGCCCATGACCTTGGTATGAAAACGCATGCTACGATGCTTTACGGATCGATTGAATCAAAAGAAGAGCGGCTTATTCATATGGACCGCCTGCGTCAGCTTCAGGATAAAACAAACGGTTTTATGGTATTTATTCCACTTGCTATGCAGCCGAGAAAAGCGACTGCCGGATTGAAACGCCGCACATCCGCCTATGACGACCTGCGCACCGTAGCAATCAGCAGGCTCATGCTCGATAATTTCGACCATATTAAAGCTTACTGGATTAATATCGGCGTGCAGCTGACTCAGATGTCCCTGGCATTCGGAAGTTCAGACATTCACGGCACGCTGGTTGAAGAACGTATTTCCCACGCCGTTGGTGCTCTTACTTCCCAGAGCCTGACACGAAGTGAACTTGTCCACATGATTAAAGGCGCTGGAAAGACACCAGTAGAGAGAGACACCTTCTACAATGTTATTAAAACTTATTAA
- a CDS encoding YuzB family protein, producing MKPIIEFCISNLASGTQAVMEELEKDPDLDVIEYGCLSYCGMCARSRYALVNGDMVTGETNDELLDNIYQHLEENPMF from the coding sequence ATGAAACCAATTATAGAGTTCTGCATCAGTAACCTGGCCAGCGGAACGCAGGCTGTTATGGAAGAACTGGAAAAGGATCCGGATCTCGATGTCATTGAGTACGGATGTTTAAGTTATTGCGGTATGTGTGCACGAAGCCGCTATGCGCTGGTGAACGGCGACATGGTTACCGGCGAAACAAATGATGAGCTGCTGGATAATATTTATCAGCATTTGGAAGAAAATCCAATGTTTTAG